AAGCTTGCGCGCCCGCTTGAACATGGTTTCCTCTTCCTCGTCCGCGTGGTGGTCGACCAGTTCCTTGAGCACCTTGGCGCGACCGCCGAATTTCTCGGAACTGGTCGGCGTGTTCTGCAGGTCGGGCAGCACCAGGTCGCCGACGGCGCGGTGTTCTTCCAGCGCTTCGAAGTAGAGCTTGTCGTTTTCGTCGTCGCCGCTGGCCTTGCGGAAGGCGGGATAGAAGATTTCTTCCTCGATCTGGGTGTGCACCTCCAGATCCAGCGCGATCTCCCCGAGCAACTCTTCGCGCTTGTCCGTGTCCCGTTCCGAGGTTTTGGCCAGTTCGGCGAGCGCCGCGCGAACCTTCTTGTGATCTTCGGTCAACAGCTTCGTCGCGTCCATTCGATTCATCTCCATGCATGGAGCGTGAAACGTAGCATCACGATCGTCGAGGCGGCGTGAATCCGGATGGCGGGCGTAGCGATGGCGGGCGGCCGGCCGCGCGGGTTTCACGCCGCGGATGCCATGCCCGGCTTCAGTACCACCTTGATCGCGCCGTCCTGCTTCTTCTGGAAAATCTCGTAACCGTGCGGCGCGTCGTCCAGCGGCAATCTGTGCGTGCACAGGTCTTCCGCGCCCAGCGGATCGGCGTCGTCCAGCAGGTACGGCATGATGTCCGACACCCAGCGCTTCACGTGCGCCTGGCCCATCGCGATCTTCACGCCCTTGTCGAACATCCGCAGCATCGGCAGCGGATCGGTCTGGCCGCCGTACACGCCGATGATGGAAATGGTGCCGCCGCGCCGTACCGTTTCGATCGCCGCCATCAATGCGGCCAACCGATCGATGCCCGCCTTCGGAATCATCTTCTGCGACAGCGCATCCGGCAGCATGCCCGCGGATTTCTGCATGAACTCCTGCACCGGTGCACCGTGCGCTTCCATGCCCACTGCGTCGATTACGCTGTCGGGGCCGCGCCCATGGGTTTGCTCGCGAAGGTACGCCGCCACGTCCTCGACCTTGTTGCTGTCGATCGTTTCGACGCCGTGTCGCGCGGCCATCTGCAAACGTTCCGGAACGAGATCGATGCCGAACACGCGTTCCGCGCCGCGCGCAAGCGCGACACGGCAACACATCTGTCCGATCGGACCGAGCCCGAACACCGCCAGCGTGCCGCCGTCTGGAACGTTGGCGTACTCGACTGCCTGCCACGACGTCGGCAGCACGTCGGAAAGGAACAGGAAACGCTCGTCGTCCGGGCCTTGCG
The genomic region above belongs to Rhodanobacteraceae bacterium and contains:
- a CDS encoding Repair of Iron Centers di-iron protein — protein: MKPARPAARHRYARHPDSRRLDDRDATFHAPCMEMNRMDATKLLTEDHKKVRAALAELAKTSERDTDKREELLGEIALDLEVHTQIEEEIFYPAFRKASGDDENDKLYFEALEEHRAVGDLVLPDLQNTPTSSEKFGGRAKVLKELVDHHADEEEETMFKRARKLFSSDELEKLGKQLASRKEELIREHAEAE
- a CDS encoding glutathione-dependent formaldehyde dehydrogenase, whose product is MMPPDGTGSANPGKDSNMRAVTFHGKQDFRVDNVPDPKIEQPTDAIVRITSTAICGSDLHLYGVLTMFMEEGDIVGHEPMGIVEEVGSEVTQIKPGDRVVVPFNISCGNCWMCNHGLMAQCETTQVKEHGNGAALFGYTKLYGQVPGGQAEYLRVPQAQFGPIKVPQGPDDERFLFLSDVLPTSWQAVEYANVPDGGTLAVFGLGPIGQMCCRVALARGAERVFGIDLVPERLQMAARHGVETIDSNKVEDVAAYLREQTHGRGPDSVIDAVGMEAHGAPVQEFMQKSAGMLPDALSQKMIPKAGIDRLAALMAAIETVRRGGTISIIGVYGGQTDPLPMLRMFDKGVKIAMGQAHVKRWVSDIMPYLLDDADPLGAEDLCTHRLPLDDAPHGYEIFQKKQDGAIKVVLKPGMASAA